The Agromyces hippuratus genome has a window encoding:
- a CDS encoding PPK2 family polyphosphate kinase, translating into MSRETYWTADPADLLRVGEGFELSKTGTRANPGFDGDKAAGQEALAEGAEILADLQEQLFAMSRMGGDERRILLVLQAMDTAGKGGIVKHVMGAVDPQGVQLSAFKKPTDEELEHDFLWRIHKRAPGAGMIGVFDRSHYEDVLIGRVRSLASPEEIERRYEAINEFEAELAATGTTIIKVMLHISRDEQKARLTERLARADKHWKFNPGDVDERLRWDDYAAAYQLVFERTATTDAPWFVVPADRKWYARLAVQHLLIDALEAMQLEWPKADYDVAEQQARLAAS; encoded by the coding sequence ATGAGCCGCGAGACGTACTGGACCGCCGACCCCGCCGACCTGCTGCGCGTCGGTGAGGGGTTCGAACTGTCGAAGACCGGCACCCGTGCGAACCCCGGGTTCGACGGCGACAAGGCCGCGGGGCAGGAGGCGCTCGCCGAGGGCGCCGAGATCCTCGCCGACCTGCAGGAGCAGCTCTTCGCGATGAGCCGCATGGGCGGCGACGAGCGGCGCATCCTGCTCGTGCTGCAGGCCATGGACACGGCGGGCAAGGGCGGCATCGTCAAGCACGTCATGGGCGCCGTCGACCCGCAGGGCGTGCAGCTCTCGGCGTTCAAGAAGCCCACGGACGAAGAGCTCGAGCACGACTTCCTCTGGCGCATCCACAAGCGCGCCCCCGGCGCCGGCATGATCGGCGTGTTCGACCGCTCGCACTACGAAGACGTGCTCATCGGCCGGGTGCGCTCGCTCGCCTCGCCCGAGGAGATCGAGCGCCGCTACGAGGCGATCAACGAGTTCGAGGCCGAGCTCGCCGCCACCGGCACCACGATCATCAAGGTCATGCTGCACATCTCGCGCGACGAGCAGAAGGCGCGGCTCACCGAGCGGCTCGCCCGCGCCGACAAGCACTGGAAGTTCAACCCCGGCGACGTCGACGAGCGACTGCGGTGGGACGACTACGCGGCGGCGTACCAGCTCGTCTTCGAGCGCACGGCGACGACGGATGCCCCGTGGTTCGTCGTGCCCGCCGACCGCAAGTGGTACGCGCGGCTGGCCGTGCAGCACCTGCTGATCGACGCGCTCGAGGCCATGCAGCTCGAGTGGCCGAAGGCCGACTACGACGTCGCCGAGCAGCAGGCGCGACTCGCCGCCAGCTGA
- a CDS encoding GIY-YIG nuclease family protein, producing the protein MPHMYILECADGSFYVGSTRNLDHRLAQHELGAVHSYTSTRLPIRLVYVEEWKHMHEAYAREKQVQGWSRAKRRALIEGRHGDLPGLSRSTEG; encoded by the coding sequence ATGCCGCACATGTACATCCTGGAATGCGCCGACGGGAGCTTCTACGTCGGAAGCACTCGCAACCTCGACCACCGACTCGCACAGCACGAACTCGGTGCGGTTCACTCCTACACGAGCACGCGTCTTCCCATCAGGCTCGTGTACGTCGAGGAGTGGAAGCACATGCACGAAGCGTATGCGCGTGAGAAGCAGGTGCAGGGGTGGAGCCGAGCGAAGCGGCGAGCGCTCATCGAGGGGCGCCACGGCGATCTCCCCGGTTTGAGCCGTTCGACGGAGGGGTGA
- a CDS encoding isochorismate synthase, whose amino-acid sequence MSQTDDAVQAASARLVVRTVAVDETEPLIPRADPRHPLVWMRRGEGIVGLGEVVRIEATGPTRVEDAAAAWTSLAARAEVDDRVGLPGTGLVAFGAFAFADESEATSVLIVPELVMGRRDGRAWVTRISLDPVDETDASGSADPAELDVELPEPAPKRQVPRVAFTPGSLPPEAYETAVAEAVRRIDAGELEKVVLARQLVGELHEDAGLRATINRLAEDYPDTWVFAVDGLIGASPETLVRVDHGTVSARVLAGTASRGAGDASDRERALALAASEKDRAEHALAVESAVKRLAPHTARLDTSPEPFTLQLPNLWHLATDLKGTLGDGSSSLDLVRAVHPTAAVAGTPRRIALPAIAELEGFDRGRYAGPVGWIDGGGDGEWAIALRCAQVDPDGTVTAYAGCGIVHDSVPADELAETVMKFRPIVEAFGG is encoded by the coding sequence GTGAGTCAGACGGATGACGCGGTGCAGGCCGCGAGTGCTCGGCTCGTCGTTCGCACCGTGGCCGTCGATGAGACGGAGCCGCTGATCCCGCGCGCCGATCCGCGGCATCCGCTCGTGTGGATGCGCCGCGGCGAGGGCATCGTGGGGCTCGGCGAGGTCGTGCGCATCGAGGCCACCGGCCCGACCCGGGTCGAAGACGCCGCCGCCGCGTGGACCTCGCTCGCCGCGCGCGCCGAGGTCGACGACCGGGTGGGCCTGCCGGGCACGGGGCTCGTGGCGTTCGGCGCCTTCGCGTTCGCCGACGAGTCCGAGGCGACGAGCGTGCTCATCGTGCCCGAGCTCGTCATGGGCCGGCGCGACGGCCGCGCGTGGGTCACGCGCATCTCGCTCGACCCGGTCGACGAGACGGATGCCTCCGGCTCCGCCGACCCCGCCGAGCTCGACGTCGAGCTTCCCGAGCCCGCGCCGAAGCGACAGGTGCCGCGTGTGGCGTTCACGCCGGGCTCGCTGCCGCCCGAGGCCTACGAGACGGCCGTCGCCGAGGCCGTGCGCCGCATCGACGCCGGCGAACTCGAGAAGGTCGTGCTCGCGCGCCAGCTCGTGGGCGAACTGCACGAGGACGCCGGGCTGCGGGCGACCATCAACCGGCTCGCCGAGGACTACCCCGACACCTGGGTCTTCGCCGTAGACGGGCTCATCGGCGCGAGCCCCGAGACGCTCGTGCGCGTCGACCACGGCACCGTCTCGGCACGCGTGCTCGCCGGCACCGCCTCGCGCGGCGCGGGCGACGCCTCCGACCGCGAGCGCGCGCTCGCCCTCGCGGCCTCGGAGAAGGACCGCGCCGAGCACGCCCTCGCCGTCGAGAGCGCGGTGAAGCGCCTCGCCCCGCACACCGCCCGACTCGACACGAGCCCCGAGCCGTTCACCCTGCAACTGCCGAACCTGTGGCACCTCGCGACCGACCTCAAGGGCACGCTCGGCGACGGATCGAGTTCACTCGACCTCGTGCGCGCCGTGCATCCGACGGCCGCCGTGGCCGGCACCCCGCGCCGCATCGCGCTGCCCGCGATCGCGGAGCTCGAGGGCTTCGACCGCGGCCGCTACGCCGGCCCGGTGGGCTGGATCGACGGCGGCGGCGACGGCGAGTGGGCCATCGCACTGCGCTGCGCGCAGGTCGACCCCGACGGCACCGTCACGGCATATGCCGGTTGCGGCATCGTGCACGACTCGGTGCCCGCCGACGAGCTCGCCGAGACCGTGATGAAGTTCCGCCCGATCGTCGAGGCCTTCGGCGGCTGA
- a CDS encoding class I SAM-dependent methyltransferase, protein MTRADLGKQPDQVSAMFDRVAASYDRTNNVLSVGNAPLWRVATTRAVDPKPGQRILDVAAGTGTSSASLAKSGASVVAADFSPGMIEVGRKRQAGVQNLVFVEADATQLPFADDEFDAVTISFGLRNVNEPKKALAEFFRVTKPGGRLVICEFSTPPAPLVRTGYGVYQRYVMPPLVKLSSSNDTAYDYLNESINAWPDQRTLAAWIREVGYTEVAWRNLTLGVVALHRATKPAAA, encoded by the coding sequence ATGACCCGCGCAGATCTCGGCAAGCAGCCCGACCAGGTGTCGGCGATGTTCGATCGCGTCGCCGCGAGCTACGACCGCACCAACAACGTGCTCTCGGTGGGCAACGCCCCGCTCTGGCGCGTCGCCACGACCCGTGCCGTCGACCCGAAGCCGGGTCAGCGCATCCTCGACGTCGCGGCCGGCACGGGCACCTCGAGTGCGAGCCTCGCGAAGTCCGGGGCATCCGTCGTCGCCGCCGACTTCTCGCCCGGCATGATCGAGGTCGGCCGCAAGCGGCAGGCCGGCGTGCAGAACCTCGTGTTCGTCGAGGCCGACGCCACGCAGCTGCCGTTCGCCGACGACGAGTTCGACGCGGTCACGATCTCGTTCGGCCTGCGCAACGTCAACGAGCCGAAGAAGGCCCTCGCCGAGTTCTTCCGCGTCACCAAGCCGGGCGGTCGCCTCGTCATCTGCGAGTTCTCGACCCCGCCCGCACCGCTCGTGCGCACCGGCTACGGCGTCTACCAGCGCTACGTCATGCCGCCGCTCGTGAAGCTCTCGAGCTCGAACGACACGGCCTACGACTACCTCAACGAGTCGATCAACGCGTGGCCCGACCAGCGCACGCTCGCGGCGTGGATCCGAGAGGTCGGCTACACGGAGGTCGCGTGGCGCAACCTCACCCTCGGCGTCGTCGCCCTGCACCGCGCGACCAAGCCAGCTGCCGCCTGA
- a CDS encoding polyprenyl synthetase family protein, whose amino-acid sequence MKPSHPVARRGSSLAANLGLSERVFATSADKAMVKAIDAGLDRVEAGLLEEVRFADTIADVSTRYLLQAGGKRVRPMLTLLTAQLGAGVTDDVVTAAEAIEITHLASLYHDDVMDDADRRRGVPSAQAVWGNSVAILTGDLLFARASQLMAGLGEGAIRMQARTFERLVLGQLHETVGPQPGDDPIEHYIQVLADKTGSLIAAAAQSGIIFSGADPGFEAPIIEFGEKIGVAFQLVDDVIDLSPQPAETGKVPGTDLRAGVVTLPMLRLAEHARSDAASAALLERIERDVVIATGPAAAADPIDTNTMASRIVPSKETIDAIVAELREHEATRATLAEAHRWAREAVAALAPLPEGSVKKALTRFAETVVERES is encoded by the coding sequence GTGAAACCGAGTCACCCGGTCGCCCGTCGAGGCTCATCGCTCGCCGCCAATCTCGGCCTCAGCGAGCGCGTCTTCGCGACCTCGGCCGACAAGGCCATGGTGAAGGCGATCGACGCAGGGCTCGATCGCGTCGAAGCCGGCCTCCTCGAAGAGGTGCGGTTCGCCGACACCATCGCGGACGTCTCCACGCGCTACCTGCTCCAGGCGGGCGGCAAGCGCGTGCGCCCGATGCTGACGCTGCTCACCGCGCAGCTCGGCGCCGGGGTGACCGACGACGTCGTCACCGCGGCCGAGGCCATCGAGATCACGCACCTCGCGAGCCTCTACCACGACGACGTCATGGACGACGCCGACCGCCGCCGCGGCGTGCCCAGCGCGCAGGCGGTGTGGGGCAACTCCGTCGCCATCCTCACCGGCGACCTGCTCTTCGCCCGCGCCAGCCAGCTCATGGCCGGCCTCGGCGAGGGCGCGATCCGCATGCAGGCGCGCACCTTCGAGCGGCTCGTGCTCGGCCAGCTGCACGAGACCGTCGGCCCGCAGCCGGGCGACGACCCCATCGAGCACTACATCCAGGTGCTCGCCGACAAGACCGGGTCGCTCATCGCGGCGGCCGCGCAGTCGGGCATCATCTTCTCGGGCGCCGACCCGGGCTTCGAAGCCCCCATCATCGAGTTCGGCGAGAAGATCGGCGTGGCCTTCCAGCTCGTCGACGACGTCATCGACCTCTCGCCGCAGCCGGCCGAGACCGGCAAGGTGCCCGGCACCGACCTGCGCGCGGGCGTCGTGACGCTGCCGATGCTGCGGCTCGCCGAGCACGCCCGCAGCGACGCGGCATCCGCTGCCCTGCTCGAGCGCATCGAACGCGACGTGGTCATCGCCACCGGCCCGGCCGCTGCTGCCGACCCGATCGACACGAACACGATGGCCTCGCGCATCGTGCCCTCGAAGGAGACGATCGATGCGATCGTCGCCGAACTCCGGGAACACGAAGCTACGCGCGCTACGCTCGCTGAGGCCCACCGTTGGGCGCGCGAGGCGGTCGCCGCCCTCGCGCCGCTGCCAGAGGGCAGTGTGAAGAAGGCGCTCACACGATTCGCAGAGACGGTCGTCGAGCGCGAGAGCTGA
- a CDS encoding FAD-dependent oxidoreductase, whose product MTRNKLRLAIVGAGPAGIYAADILLKAERNFDVSIDLFDHLPAPYGLVRYGVAPDHPRIKGIITALREVLDRGDIRIFGNVKFGEDITLEDLKKHYNAVIFATGAVKDASLNIPGSELEGSYGAAEFVSWFDGHPDFPRTWPLDAKEVAVIGNGNVALDVARILAKHVEDLMSTEIPANVAAGLAASPVTDVHVFGRRGPTSVKFTPLELRELGELRDVDMILYDEDFDYDDAARAAVAGNKQVFVIDKVLNQWRQREVGEASRRLHLHFFAKPLELVDDGEGHVGAIRWERTAPDGEGGVVGTGEIRELPVQAVYRAVGYFGSQLPGIPFDKKFGVIPNHEGQVLMRDKETGEPRQMYGVYATGWIKRGPVGLIGHTKSDAMETIKHLINDLGNWWDPESPSEESVIELLESRGIRWTDLDGWHRLDEHEQALGSAEGRVRVKVVPRDEMVDISRAEA is encoded by the coding sequence GTGACGAGGAACAAGCTGAGACTGGCGATCGTCGGGGCAGGCCCCGCCGGCATCTACGCCGCAGACATCCTGCTGAAGGCCGAACGCAACTTCGACGTCTCGATCGACCTCTTCGATCACCTGCCCGCGCCCTACGGGCTCGTGCGCTACGGCGTCGCCCCCGACCACCCGCGCATCAAGGGCATCATCACCGCCCTTCGCGAGGTGCTCGACCGCGGCGACATCCGCATCTTCGGCAACGTGAAGTTCGGCGAGGACATCACGCTCGAAGACCTGAAGAAGCACTACAACGCCGTGATCTTCGCGACCGGCGCCGTGAAGGACGCCTCGCTGAACATCCCGGGCTCCGAGCTCGAGGGCTCCTACGGCGCGGCCGAGTTCGTCAGCTGGTTCGACGGGCACCCCGACTTCCCGCGCACGTGGCCGCTCGACGCGAAGGAGGTCGCGGTCATCGGCAACGGCAATGTCGCCCTCGACGTGGCGCGCATCCTCGCCAAGCACGTCGAAGACCTCATGTCGACCGAGATCCCCGCGAACGTCGCGGCCGGCCTCGCGGCATCGCCCGTCACCGACGTGCACGTGTTCGGCCGTCGCGGCCCGACCTCGGTGAAGTTCACGCCGCTCGAACTGCGCGAGCTCGGCGAGCTGCGCGACGTCGACATGATCCTGTACGACGAGGACTTCGACTACGACGACGCAGCCCGCGCGGCCGTCGCCGGCAACAAGCAGGTCTTCGTCATCGATAAGGTGCTGAACCAGTGGCGCCAGCGCGAGGTCGGCGAGGCGTCGCGCCGCCTGCACCTGCACTTCTTCGCGAAGCCGCTCGAGCTCGTCGACGACGGCGAGGGCCACGTCGGCGCCATCCGCTGGGAGCGCACCGCGCCCGACGGCGAGGGCGGCGTGGTCGGCACCGGCGAGATCCGCGAGCTGCCCGTGCAGGCCGTGTACCGCGCCGTCGGCTACTTCGGCTCGCAGCTGCCCGGCATCCCCTTCGACAAGAAGTTCGGCGTGATCCCGAACCACGAGGGCCAGGTGCTCATGCGCGACAAGGAGACCGGTGAGCCGCGCCAGATGTACGGCGTCTACGCGACCGGCTGGATCAAGCGCGGGCCCGTGGGCCTCATCGGGCACACCAAGTCCGACGCGATGGAGACCATCAAGCACCTCATCAACGACCTCGGCAACTGGTGGGACCCCGAGTCCCCGTCGGAGGAGTCGGTCATCGAGCTGCTCGAGTCGCGCGGCATCCGCTGGACCGACCTCGACGGCTGGCACCGACTCGACGAGCACGAGCAGGCGCTCGGTTCGGCCGAGGGCCGCGTGCGCGTGAAGGTCGTGCCCCGCGACGAGATGGTCGACATCTCGCGCGCCGAGGCGTAG
- a CDS encoding prepilin peptidase has protein sequence MPFAWSSLIVTVVAVLLGFALGWWPLAAWTERSMTGERMPRRTLRLTAAITTAVVFGVLAWRFGLSWTLPALLAFAACATVLSIVDLAEKRLPNAVVFPALGAVAVLLVPATWATGIWMSLVWALVGSAAMFAVYFVLALISPSSMGMGDVKLALVIGLLLGWFGMSAWLVGLLAAFVVGGVIAIVALVLKRVTLRGSIPFGPSMLVGALIAVLLVGPVG, from the coding sequence ATGCCCTTCGCGTGGTCGAGCCTCATCGTGACGGTCGTCGCGGTGCTGCTCGGCTTCGCGCTCGGCTGGTGGCCGCTCGCCGCCTGGACCGAGCGGTCGATGACGGGCGAACGGATGCCGCGGCGCACGTTGCGCCTCACCGCCGCGATCACCACGGCCGTCGTGTTCGGCGTGCTCGCCTGGCGCTTCGGCCTCTCGTGGACGCTGCCCGCACTGCTCGCCTTCGCCGCGTGCGCCACCGTGCTGTCGATCGTCGACCTCGCCGAGAAGCGCCTGCCGAACGCGGTCGTCTTCCCGGCGTTGGGTGCCGTGGCGGTGCTGCTCGTGCCGGCGACGTGGGCGACGGGCATATGGATGTCACTCGTCTGGGCCCTCGTGGGTTCTGCGGCCATGTTCGCCGTGTACTTCGTGCTGGCCCTCATCTCGCCGTCGTCGATGGGCATGGGCGACGTGAAGCTCGCGCTCGTGATCGGGCTGCTGCTCGGCTGGTTCGGGATGTCGGCTTGGCTCGTGGGGTTGCTCGCGGCGTTCGTGGTCGGGGGAGTGATCGCGATCGTCGCGCTCGTGCTGAAACGGGTGACGCTGCGCGGGTCGATCCCGTTCGGGCCGTCGATGCTCGTGGGGGCCCTCATCGCGGTGCTGCTGGTCGGGCCAGTGGGCTGA
- a CDS encoding Flp family type IVb pilin, producing MLKAYAALQARLNSVRSEEEGATATEYALVLGLVAIALVVAAVALTPILGSFVADIGSWMDGQKVGE from the coding sequence ATGCTCAAGGCATACGCCGCGCTCCAGGCGCGACTCAACTCCGTCCGTTCCGAAGAAGAAGGCGCGACCGCGACCGAGTACGCGCTCGTGCTCGGACTCGTCGCGATCGCCCTCGTCGTCGCCGCGGTCGCGCTGACGCCCATCCTCGGCAGCTTCGTCGCTGACATCGGCAGCTGGATGGACGGCCAGAAAGTCGGCGAATAG
- a CDS encoding TadE/TadG family type IV pilus assembly protein, producing MRIRKNERGAAAVEFALVFPLVIMLLLTVIEFSRLWNMQATLSDAAGMSARYVAIHLDDPAVADPVGNATDEVEAIPWLGDWSEVDMIITPDCGDGGSGVVTSDLSVLPGSLSGWFSDTLGDPIELKARGVSPCGG from the coding sequence ATGCGCATTCGCAAGAACGAACGAGGGGCCGCGGCGGTGGAGTTCGCCCTGGTGTTCCCGCTCGTCATCATGCTGTTGCTCACGGTGATCGAATTCTCGCGACTCTGGAACATGCAGGCGACGCTGTCGGACGCGGCCGGCATGTCGGCCCGATACGTCGCGATCCACCTCGACGATCCCGCGGTGGCCGACCCCGTCGGCAACGCCACCGACGAGGTCGAAGCCATTCCGTGGCTCGGCGACTGGTCGGAGGTCGACATGATCATCACGCCGGATTGCGGCGACGGCGGTTCGGGCGTCGTGACGTCGGACCTCTCGGTGCTGCCCGGGTCGCTCAGCGGCTGGTTCAGCGACACGCTCGGAGACCCCATCGAGCTGAAGGCGAGAGGAGTCTCCCCGTGCGGCGGATGA
- a CDS encoding TadE/TadG family type IV pilus assembly protein: MIRSERGANAVLIVFLLVPMMGFGALALDVSAQHAERQQIQRGVDAAAIAVASSCARDEGTCAAGSTALSTEFLEANNGTPVAGEVESAVPNTDDNEVQVVASADFPHFFASLIDGDSDPNSTTVRADATAEWGNPISGGTFVLAFGYCEFLDATPGALILVQNNTTERRDCEGTFARGGFGWLVSPDCTVEINIADPWVDGTTGAAGSGICSDVLHTDPERNAYLESMIGTVQLVPIYDDCRRIGTVSSGAGDCPGANNEFHLITFAAFRITGMVFPGINRPDPAAPPCTRSCTGIQGEFIEYVELGDGYELGDAPDGGVTIVRLKD, translated from the coding sequence TTGATCCGAAGCGAACGCGGGGCCAACGCCGTCCTGATCGTGTTCCTGCTGGTACCCATGATGGGGTTCGGTGCACTCGCCCTCGACGTCTCGGCACAGCATGCCGAGCGCCAGCAGATTCAGCGGGGCGTCGATGCGGCGGCGATCGCCGTCGCGTCATCGTGTGCCCGAGACGAGGGCACCTGCGCCGCCGGCTCGACAGCGCTCAGCACCGAATTCCTCGAGGCGAACAACGGAACGCCGGTCGCCGGCGAAGTCGAGAGCGCGGTGCCGAACACGGATGACAACGAGGTGCAGGTCGTCGCGAGCGCGGACTTCCCGCACTTCTTCGCGTCGCTCATCGATGGCGACAGCGACCCGAACTCGACGACCGTTCGAGCCGACGCCACCGCCGAATGGGGCAACCCGATCTCGGGTGGCACGTTCGTGCTCGCCTTCGGGTACTGCGAGTTCCTCGACGCGACACCCGGCGCGCTCATCCTCGTCCAGAACAACACGACCGAGCGGCGCGACTGCGAAGGCACCTTCGCGCGGGGCGGCTTCGGCTGGCTCGTCAGCCCGGACTGCACGGTCGAGATCAACATCGCGGACCCGTGGGTCGACGGGACGACCGGTGCCGCAGGCTCTGGAATCTGCTCCGATGTGCTCCACACCGACCCGGAACGGAACGCCTACCTCGAGAGCATGATCGGGACGGTGCAGCTCGTGCCGATCTACGACGACTGCCGGCGTATCGGAACGGTGTCATCCGGGGCGGGCGACTGCCCCGGTGCCAACAACGAGTTCCACCTCATCACGTTCGCCGCGTTCCGCATCACCGGAATGGTGTTCCCCGGCATCAACCGCCCCGACCCCGCCGCTCCGCCGTGCACCCGCTCCTGCACCGGCATCCAGGGCGAGTTCATCGAGTACGTCGAACTCGGCGACGGCTACGAGCTGGGCGACGCCCCGGACGGCGGAGTGACGATCGTCAGGCTCAAGGACTGA
- the cpaB gene encoding Flp pilus assembly protein CpaB → MKTRIIGAIVALLLAVLGVILLVGYVRGADARAAQGAELTDVYVVQESIPRGALGEEVADFVELDSMPTRNVADGVVTNLEDLAGLVAVADILPGEQLLSARFVDPAELASSGDVPVPDGMQLVSFTLPADRVVGGQVRAGNTIGLVGTVDPDELGEESDVVDPVTSFAFHGVLVTKVQGVVTPDAEADTQVEQGAGDSIMLTIALSAHDIERWVWFTEGESAGYAQMWLTLENELTDNSGTSPVTGSNAF, encoded by the coding sequence ATGAAGACCCGAATCATCGGGGCGATCGTCGCCCTCCTCCTGGCCGTACTCGGCGTCATCCTGCTCGTCGGATACGTGCGCGGCGCCGATGCGCGAGCAGCGCAGGGCGCTGAGCTCACGGATGTGTACGTCGTCCAGGAGTCGATCCCAAGGGGAGCCCTGGGTGAAGAGGTCGCCGACTTCGTCGAACTGGATTCGATGCCCACCCGCAATGTCGCAGACGGTGTCGTGACGAACCTCGAGGACCTCGCCGGGCTGGTCGCCGTCGCCGACATCCTGCCGGGCGAGCAGTTGCTCTCGGCACGGTTCGTCGACCCGGCCGAACTCGCCTCGAGCGGGGACGTACCCGTTCCCGACGGCATGCAGCTCGTGTCGTTCACCCTGCCCGCCGACCGCGTGGTCGGAGGCCAGGTGCGCGCCGGCAACACGATCGGACTGGTGGGGACCGTCGACCCCGACGAGCTCGGCGAAGAATCGGACGTCGTCGACCCGGTCACGAGCTTCGCGTTCCACGGTGTGCTGGTGACCAAGGTGCAGGGTGTCGTGACCCCCGACGCAGAGGCCGACACGCAGGTCGAACAGGGCGCGGGCGACAGCATCATGCTGACGATCGCCCTGTCGGCTCATGACATCGAGCGATGGGTCTGGTTCACCGAGGGGGAGTCGGCTGGTTATGCGCAGATGTGGCTCACGCTCGAGAACGAACTGACCGACAACAGCGGCACGTCGCCGGTGACCGGAAGCAACGCGTTCTAG
- a CDS encoding AAA family ATPase translates to MLPYLLVSRSAEYETRLRALLGERLAVIPGEFLTFGPDAVVSRTNGQPRVALLGPVLNYEETKGLVEALAVKHPDLGLIVVREQRSDLEDWVDELSLHAVLSPDASDDTTLALLDRLSAWLVANGRAEVHDFDAPLALEVDDMPFVELVDESVGADDIAAVPEAEPEPEPAVPEWEFPPLEAGTPSEAIAVVAPKGGQGKTTIAINLATGLAEVAPNSVVLVDADLQFGDITAALALEPTRTIVDAVADVAADEIVLKTTLTHHDDGFFVIASAPSPELGDQVAPLALARLIERLRATFRYVIVDTTPGLGEHTLVTLEHVTDAVFVTNMGVPSLRAMRTEFELLTRLGLMPGNRHLVVNQTDKNSGLTIKDVEHIIGAPVDVEVPKSSAVLLASNRGVPLIHDDVRDPAAKAIRSIVLRIAPEAFPKRSKIQRRRRTSEPE, encoded by the coding sequence GTGCTCCCGTACCTCCTGGTCAGTCGTTCCGCCGAGTATGAGACCCGGCTCCGGGCCCTGCTCGGCGAACGGCTTGCCGTGATTCCGGGCGAGTTCCTCACGTTCGGCCCCGATGCCGTCGTGAGTCGCACCAATGGGCAGCCGCGCGTGGCACTGCTCGGGCCGGTGCTGAACTACGAGGAGACGAAGGGGCTCGTCGAGGCGCTCGCCGTGAAGCATCCCGACCTCGGCCTCATCGTCGTGCGCGAACAGCGATCGGACCTCGAGGACTGGGTCGACGAGCTCTCACTCCACGCCGTGCTGAGCCCCGACGCCAGCGACGACACGACCCTCGCCCTGCTCGATCGGCTGTCGGCCTGGCTCGTCGCCAACGGCCGCGCCGAAGTGCACGATTTCGATGCGCCGCTGGCCCTGGAAGTCGACGACATGCCGTTCGTCGAGCTCGTCGACGAGTCGGTGGGAGCCGATGACATCGCCGCCGTACCCGAAGCGGAGCCTGAGCCCGAGCCTGCCGTGCCGGAATGGGAGTTCCCGCCGCTCGAAGCCGGCACCCCGTCGGAGGCGATCGCCGTCGTCGCGCCGAAGGGCGGGCAGGGCAAGACGACCATCGCGATCAACCTGGCCACCGGCCTCGCTGAAGTCGCCCCGAACTCGGTCGTGCTCGTCGACGCCGACCTGCAGTTCGGCGACATCACCGCGGCGCTCGCGCTCGAGCCGACGCGCACGATCGTCGATGCGGTGGCGGATGTCGCGGCCGACGAGATCGTCTTGAAGACCACGCTCACCCACCACGACGACGGGTTCTTCGTCATCGCGAGTGCTCCATCGCCCGAACTCGGAGATCAGGTCGCCCCGCTCGCGCTCGCCCGCCTCATCGAACGGCTTCGCGCCACGTTCCGCTACGTGATCGTCGACACGACACCGGGGCTTGGCGAGCACACGCTCGTCACACTCGAGCACGTGACCGACGCGGTGTTCGTGACGAATATGGGTGTACCGAGCCTTCGAGCGATGCGCACCGAGTTCGAACTGCTGACGCGGCTCGGCCTCATGCCGGGCAACCGGCATCTCGTGGTCAACCAGACCGACAAGAACAGCGGACTCACCATCAAGGACGTCGAGCACATCATCGGCGCGCCGGTCGATGTCGAAGTGCCGAAGTCGTCGGCGGTGCTGCTCGCGAGCAACCGTGGCGTGCCGCTCATTCACGACGACGTGCGCGACCCGGCCGCGAAGGCGATCCGGTCGATCGTGCTGCGCATCGCACCGGAGGCGTTCCCCAAGCGAAGCAAGATCCAGAGAAGGCGGCGAACCAGTGAACCTGAATGA